The window GGTTTATCGCCGCCCTGATCTGGTAAATAGAGTTGTCCTAATGGGAAGTGTAGGAAACCAGTCCACCCTTTCTGCTGGGTTAGATGCCGTTTGGGGTTATACGCCAAGCTTTGACAATATGAAAAACCTAATTAAGATTTTCTCCTATGATCAAAGCAATGCAGCCAATGATAATTTAGTTGAAATGCGCTATCAAGCGAGTATCCAGGAAGGCTTCCAAGAGGCATTTTCAAGCATGTTCCCTGCTCCTAGACAGAGACACTTAGATGCAATGGCTTTAACGGATGAACAGCTTAAGAGCATTGAGAAGTCTGTATTATTAATTCATGGGCGCGAGGATGAAGTGATTCCATTAGAAGAAACAAGCTGGGAAATCGCTCGTTTAATCCCTAATGCTGAGCTCCATGTATTTCCACATTGCGGACACTGGGTGCAAATTGAGAAAACCGAGGAATTTATTGCACAGGTGATTGGGTTTTTGAAACGTACAAAAGCAGTTAATGCTGTATAAAAGTATAAAATAAAATAGATTATATACAAGGGAGAGAATAGGATGGCAAAGGTTCAAGAAGTACTAGATTCAACTATCGTTAATTTATTAAAAGAGGAAACAATCGTTCAATTAATTACGATTAATGCGGAAACGAAAAAGCCGGAGCTGACGGTTGTATCCTGGGTGCTGGCAACAGAGGATGGTAAACAAGTTAAAATTGCCGTTGGACATAAGGGATCTAGTATTAATAATATACAAGCAGATCCAGCTGTTACTTTGGGAATCATCGGCCCTGAAAGCTGCTATTCAGTGCAAGGCACTGCATCCGTATCAGATGTTTTCCAAGGTACCATGAAGTATCGAGTCATTACCGTTGATGTAGAAGAGGTAGAAGATGTGATGTTCTATGGTGGAAAATTAACATCACTTCCTAAATATGAAAAAACGTATGATGCAGCCTTAGCGAAGAAATTAGATGACGAGGTTTATGAATTATTAAGTAAGTAATAAAAAACGGCCTGCTGTCTTTATTCAGCAGGCCGTTTTACTTTGTCTATCCATACTTAATCATCATTTTTCTTTTGCCAAAAAGGTGCGAATACTTTTCTGATTTTGCTCAAAATCAACTTCTAATACATCCCCAATTCCTTCAAAACGGTTATTTTGGAAACTGCCGTCCTCTGGAATGCGCAAGGTTTCGACACTTCCATCCTTCTCTGCTACGAGGCTTTTTCCAACCTGTAAAAGGGTAGAGGTATCGATATTCGTATCTACATATGTATGTAACAGCTCTATAAGCTTAGGAAGATTTGCGATACTATTTATGCTTACGGCTTCCTCTTTTAATTTCGCGATGACCTCCTGCTGCCTTTGGATTCGACCAAAATCACTTAGCCGGTCATGACGAAATCGAACATACCCCAGTAGCTCCTCTCCATTTAAATGCTGCTTTCCTTCTTCTAACGTCATGCCAATTCCATAGGACATTTCATAGGGTACGTCTACTTCAATTCCATTTGGCGCTAGGATATCTACCGCTTTTTCGAAGCCTTTAAAATCAACAATGGCATAATAATGAAGATCAAGCCCAAAATTTTCTTTAATTGTGCTTCGTAGTAAATCCGGGCCTCCATGTGAAAAGGAAGTATTTAATTTGTGCTGGCCATAATCAGGTATCGAGACATACATATCACGCATGAGAGAGATAAGCTTTACCTGATGGGTTTGCGGATTGTAATGAGCAACCATAATCGTATCCGTGCGGGCCTGTTCTTCGCCACGGGTGTCGCTTCCTAATAGAAGAATATTAACAGGCTCTAGGCTTTGATGCTTTACCTCACCTTGAAATGATTGATGTTGTTGCTCTATCTTTTTCAGCGGCTGGTTAAAGGCTATAATCGTTTCGCTTATGTACTGGATGATATGGAAAAGACCAACCATAAAGACACCCAGAAAAAAGAAGGCACAAAGAATTCTACCCCATCTGATTTTTCTTTTCTTTTTTGCTCGTGACAAGCTTTCACCACCTTTATGTCAGATATAACCTAAATGAATAGACTGTCGAAATCATAATTATTTCATAGAAAGATTGCAGTCTATTAAATTTATGATTACATTATGGTGAAATTATGATGACAATTCATTGATGAAGCTTAAAGAGCAAAATAGGAAGAAATGAGGGATCATCCCCTTTCCGTTACATTTCCTCATAACAGATGGACGCAAGAAAGCCAGCAGTTAATATCGTTATCGTTGAGAAAACAACACTTTGGAGGCCCAAGGTTTGATAGCCAAGCAGAACAATTAACGCATCCATGAAGGCAATAAGAAAGCCAATATTTAAAGGTGTTGCTTTTGCAATAAAATAGGCGATTAGGTCGGTTCCACCTGTACTTGTCTTATAGCGTAGCATTAAGCCGACACCTATTCCACAAATGGCACCGCCTAGAATCGCACTCAGCCAAATGGGGAGATAAAACTGAAAAGGGGCAAGTAAATCAATAAAAACAGCCGTCACAATCATCCCATAAAAGCTGCCATGAAACTGTTTTCGATCCTTGATCCATGCGTAAATAATTAATGGGACACTTAGTAATGCCGACCAAAGTCCTGCATGGACATCAAAATAATAATGAAGAATAAGAGCGATGCCAATAATACCCCCATCAAGTAATTGATGAGGAACTAAAAATCCATTAATCCCAATCCCAAGCAGAATACTTCCGATTATCATAGCTGCCACTCTAGCAAAAACTTGGACCACCTCATTTTTATTTTTAGATTATTGGTAGGTATTCATAATACCTATGATGGTTGTCCATGAACTATTCCAAATTGGTTAGCCAATTACTACCTGATTTTGGAAATTTAGGAGTAGGAGGTAGATTCTTTTCGAGAATTTTAAATTATTCAGGTATTTCAGTATAATTCTTATTGACTCTTAACCGAATTTAGGTGACGATAGGAATATATTTTTTTATTCTTGGAGGATGTTATGAAATACATTAGTACACGTGGAAATGTAAGTAAAATTGGTTTTATCGATACAGTTCTAATGGGATTGGCTACGGATGGAGGACTGTTAGTTCCGGAACAAATTCCGCAATTCCCGGAAGAGAAGCTACAGGAATGGTCCAAGCTAAGCTATCAGGAATTAGCCTATGAAATCATTTCTTATTATGTGGATGGGGAAATCCCGGAAAACGAACTAAAGGAATTAATTGAGAAGAGCTATGGAACCTTCCGTGCTTCTGAAGTAACGCCAGTTGTTAAGCTGAAGGATGACATGTATGTATTAGAATTATTCCATGGCCCAACCTTTGCCTTTAAGGATGTGGCACTGCAGTTCTTAGGAAATTTATATTCCTATATTGCGAAGAAAACAGGAGAAACCATCAATATTCTTGGGGCTACCTCCGGCGATACTGGTGCATCTGCGATTGAGGGTGTGAGAGGAAAAGAGGGCATCCGCATTTGTATTCTTCATCCGCATGGAAGAGTAAGTAAGGTGCAGGAGCTACAAATGACAACGGTGGATGATGAGAGTGTTTTAAATTTAGCGATTAAAGGAACCTTCGACGATGGACAGCGCATCATTAAGGAGATCTTCGCTGATTTGGATTTCAAAAACAAATACCATCTTCGTGCGATTAATTCTATTAATTTTGCCCGAATTTTAGCACAGACCGTGTATTATTTCTATGCGTATTTCCAAGTGGCAAAGGAACAAGACATGAAAGCTCTTAACTTTAGTGTTCCAACCGGAAACTTTGGCGATATTTTTGCCGGCTATTTAGCAAAGAAAATGGGTCTGCCAGTTGGTAAGCTCATTGTCGCTACAAATGAAAATAATATTTTAGAGCGTTTTATTAAAGAGGGAGTTTACCAGCCGGGTGAGTTCCATAGCACCTACAGTCCTTCGATGGATATTCAGGTTGCCAGCAACTTTGAGCGTTATCTATATTATCTTTTAGGGGAAAATGCAGAGGCTGTTACTTCAATCATGGAGCAATTCAAAGCTGACGGAAAAATTTCGGTCAACGAAGAGCAGCTTCGTCAAGTACAAGCCGATTTTGCAGCACACGGTGTTCAAGGTGAAACATGCTTGAACACAATTGGTAAGTACTTTAAGGCTACGAACTATTTATTAGATCCACATACCTCCTGCGGGGTTGCGGCATATGAAGCATGTAATGAGGAAGGGGAAGTGTGTGTTACACTTTCAACAGCACATCCGGCTAAGTTCAATGAAGCGATTGAGCGCTGTGAGATTGAACAAACCTATCCGGAAGAAATTCAAGCTTTATTCAATAAACCACAGCACTTGGAGGTTATTGAAGCAACCAATGAGGAAATTTATTGTCAGCTTGAAAAGCACTTTCGCTCTTCGCTGGCAGATGTGAAGTAAAGGATTGTTACATTTCAAATATCTTGATAAAAACCAGCAATGGGTAAGAAACTACCATTGCTGGTTTTTTGTTGCACTTTTCGTGACAATCATTTACAAAGGTTATATAATATATAAATCCAATTGGAAAGGTGTGATTTTATGTCCGAAATGCCTCGTTCCATTCCAAGACCACTTGTGAAAACGAATCAATCCGTGATCGTAATTAGTGTATTATTAACCTGGATTACGAAAATGGAATGGATCTTATTGATTCCTTTTCTCGCAGGATTATCAGGAATTCTATTTGGCTATAATCCAATTATGCAGCTAGCAAAAAAGTTTCTCAAAAAACCGATTAAAAGCTATATCCCTGAGGATTGGGAGCAGCAGCAGTTTAATCAGAAAATAGCCGTTTTTTGCTTAGGAGCAGGATTTATTAGCTTCTTATTAGGCTGGAATACAGCAGGCAACATCTTTACAATTATGGTAGCCCTAGCAGCATTCATCGCCATCCTAGGCTTTTGCATCGGCTGCTTCATCCTATATCAATGGAAGCAATATCAATATCGACGTGCACAGTAGTAGCATAGCATTATTGCCATACAGTGGGGTTCAAACCCCGCTGAATGAAGTTAAGCCTCCGGAGGATGTCATGGATTTTTTTTGATAGTTTATTGAGCTCAGGTAATCCGGACGCAAATTCGACGGGCGAATTTGATTGTCAAATCGTATTACTGTACTAGACAAAAGGGGATGTTATCTTTACATTTTACATATGCTCAAGAAGACCATCGATTCAAGCAAGGTTTCGCTCTTGTATTGGAGGTCTTCTTGATTAGAATGAATTATGCTGAATTTATCATAATTCCTGCGACCTGCTCTAATTTGCTGTAAAAAAGCACTCCTGCTGGTTGCTGGTTAAGTCCAACCTCTTCAAACGCTTCCTTCATACAACGCAGCCAGCACTGTGCCCGCCATGGCGTAATTTCAAAGGGGAGATGACGCTCTCTCATCGCAGGAGGTCCAAATTCCTGACTGTAGAGGGCAGGACCACCTGTAAATTGAGTAAGAAACATTCGTTGCTTTCGCATAATCTCCTGGATATCCCCTTCAAATAACGGACTCAAATCCGGATCACTGTATACCTTTGGATAAAAAGCTAGCACTAATTCCTCTATCTTTTCTGCACCGATCTGGTCAAATATCGTTGTTAAATTGGATTTACTCACTTTATTTACCCCCATATGTAGTATCTTTATATTATAAACTTACATACAACAGGGAAGTGTGATTTGCCTCATTGCTTTGCTCTACAGATTTTAATCTATGATATCGTCTATACCGAGAATAAGTTGATTTTGGACAAACCGATTCCGGTGTTACTTGATTAAAATAGAAGCAGACACATGCCTGCTTCTATTTCGGGTATAAACGGGATTTTCGTTCATTAGATAGGAGCATTTCCCACCTCCTGCAATTGATACTTTTTGAGCTTCCGATATAAGGTGGACCTAGCGACCTTCAGTTCCTTGGCCACTGCTGAGATATTCCATTTGCTTTGAATCAATAGCTTTCTGATTTGCTCCTTTTCTGTTTTTTCCATAATGGATAAGCTGCTATGTTCGGTTTTACTGGATTCTGTCTGTATGTGAAAGCTTGCGAGATAGGCAGGTAAGTCACTTTGTTCAATTTTCGCTGAAAGGCTAAAAATGACAGCATGCTCGAGGGCGTTCCTTAATTCTCTAATATTGCCTGGCCAGCTGTAGGTTAAAAAGAAATCCTTGGTTTTCTCTGCTAAACGGAAAGGCATAGGCTTGTGATATTTTTCGGCAAATACATGTAAATAGTGATTCGTGATAGGAAGGATGTCTGCCTTTCTTTCGGATAGGGGAGGAACATGAAAGGAAATCACGTTCAGCCTGAAAAATAAATCGCTGCGGAACAATCCAGCTTCAATCAGCTTCTCTAGGTCTCTATGTGTGGCGGCAATCACCTTAACGTCTGTCTTAATCGTTTTGGAAGAGCCTAATCTTGTAAACTCTTTTTCCTGAAGAACTCGTAGCAAGTGCACCTGGAGGTCTAAGGGCATTTCTCCAATTTCATCTAAAAAGATCGTTCCCCCGTTTGCTTCTTCAAATTTTCCTTTCTTTCCTTCCTTTTTTCCACCGGTAAAGGTACCGCTTTCATAACCGAATAGTTCGCTGCCAATCAGCTCCTTCTGGATGGCACCACAATTAATCGCGATAAAAGGCTTATCACATCTGGTACTTACATCGTGAATGTATTTGGCAATTAGTTCTTTTCCTGTCCCTGTTTCTCCGGTTAACAAGATTGGTGTAGTGACTGATGAAATCTGGCGGCATTTATATAAAATATCCTTCAGTTCCGCAGACTCACCAATCAACTGGTGATGCCTTGATTCGTGCAGACTGTTTGAGGCTGTTTCGGTTTTATTTTTTAAAAGGGCAACATAACCAATCTCTTCATTATTAATCACGATAGGGTCTAAATGGATGAATTGAAATGTATCTGCTTGTTTAAAGAAATGAGCTGGATTTTGTAGTAGTTTTTTCATTTTCAAATGGTTATCGAAGGTTGTTTCTTTCTTCAAATGTAAGGCAGTCAATAACGCTTGGTCGCCATTAACCAGAACGGCTTCACTGCTAATAACAAGGGCAGCGTGATCCCTCCATTTACCACTATATTGATGGTAATAGTCCTCAAGCTGAGAATATTTTCTTCGATACATAATCAGAAGCTGCTGTTCAATCATTTGGGCGAGGGAAACGGCTAACCCAAGCGTGTGAGGCTGTGTGCTTGGCCAAAATCCCGTGAAGTCAATGGCACCGATAGCATTTTTCGTATAGGGATGTATGATGGGTGATGCGGAACAGGTCATAGGGTGGAAGCCTTCACAGAAGTGTTCGGCCGAAAAAACTTGAATCGGCTTTTTAGATACAATGCTTGTCCCGATGGCATTTGTACCTGCTGCACTTTCACTCCAGTCCATTCCAGGTAAAAAATTTACTTTTTCTGTTTTTCTGATAAGGTCCTTTTCCCCTTTTAAATAAATCATTTTTCCACTTTCATCATTTAAAGTAATTAAATAGCCGGTCCCGATTAATTTATCATAAATACTATCGATAATCGGCTTCGCTGCATGATAAAGGTCAGATTCTGAAAGTAGTGCTTCAAGTTCAAATGAGGTTAATGCCGCTCTCGCCTGTTGTTGTTCTGGATTGATCCCGTTTGATTGACAACGGCTCCATGAATTTAGAATTTCTTGGCGGACAGCCTTTTGTAAATTTTCACTATTGTGAGGATTTGTGATGAAGGCTTCCCATTTATGTTTGATTTCACTCACTTTATTCGATAGATCCTGTGTGGAAAAAATAGCGAGAAAAGGGTTTTCCAACTTGCATGAAACCTCCTTCTATATGTAGTAATAATCTTTCACCGATAATCATGAAAAAAGAGGAATGTAACTCAAATACTGTGCGAAGAAGTGAGAGAATAGTCTTGTTTAATATTTTTAATATTCAGTATATTTAAAATATTAAACAAACCCATCGATGAAATCAACTGTTATTTACCTGTTTCACGAAACAAACTGTAGCGCGACAGGTGTTGCAAAACGCTACAGTTTGTTCGACTCTATATTGCACCACTTTAACTTAAGAACATCTATCGTATTTTTTCCATCGATTTTCCTAACGATGAAGTTAACTAAATCTAGCATTTGGGAATCAAAAATAAGATTTTTAAAAAAATGAGAGAATCCTATGTGTTGGCACGCTCCTTGCAAGTAAAAGAGTAACAGCAATTATATGACTGTCTTTTTTACATACATTGCTGTTAAATCCATTTACTTTCAATTGAAGGGAGAGCGTTTTATTTGGCCAAATCTCAAATTCTAGCTATTGATGCCGGCGGTACCATGACAGACACGTTTATTATTGATGAAAAAGGAGATTTTGTCGTCGGGAAGGCACAAACTACTCCGATGGATGAACACATTGGACTATTAAACTCTGCTCGAGATGCTTTGAGCCAATGGGATGCGAAAATGGAGGACGAATTCCCGAACCTTTTAGCCGGGGTTTATTCTGGGACGGCTATGCTCAATCGTCTTGTTTCAAGGGTAGGACGACGTGTGGGATTAATTGTGAATAAGGGGATGGAGGATAACCATCGAATGGGGCGCGGATTGCAGTCCTTTCTTGGCTATTCCTATTCGGACAAAATTCACATCAATACCCATCACTTTGATCCGCCGCTTGTACCAAGAAAATGGACGGTTGGCGTTACTGAGAGGGTCGATTTGTTTGGTAACGTAGTCATTCCGCTTTATGAACATGAAATTGAACCAGCGATTCAAAAATTAATTGACGAGGATGTAGAAGCGATTGTCATCAGCCTCTTGCATTCCTATAAATATCCTGCCCACGAAAGAAAGATTCGTGATATCGCAGAACAAATTGTCGCAAAGTCCAATAAAGACATTAAAGTGTTTGCCACGGTTGATTATTATCCGGTGCGTAAGGAATCTCACCGTACCAATACAACGATTGTTGAGGCCTATGCGGCCGAGCCTTCTCGTCAAACGCTGGCCAACATTGATACAGCCTTAAGGGAAGCGGGGACTGATTTCGATTTAAGGATTATGGCCAGTCACGGCGGTACGATCTCTATTAAAGCTAATGAATTGGCAAGAACCTGTGTATCTGGTCCAATCGGAGGAATGGTGGGTGCCAAATACCTAGCCGAGCAGCTTGGCTTGAAAAATGTTGCCTGCTCCGATATTGGCGGAACAAGCTTTGATATTGGTCTAATTACACAAGGAGAATTAGCAATTAATGCAAGTCCTGATATGGCGCGTCTCGTATTGTCCTTGCCTCTTGTATCAATGGATACAACCGGTGCGGGTACAGGAAGCTTTGTTCGTATTGATCCGAACTATGGAAATATTACACTTGGACCAGACAGTGCCGGTTCACGTGTAGGAGTTTGTAACCCTGAAGGCGGTTTAGACACTGTAACCGTTTCAGATTGTCACGTCGTTCTGGGTCTCATCAATCCAGATAATTTCATTGGCGGTGTCATCAAGCTTTCGAAGGCAAAGGCCTATGAAGCGGTGAAGAAACAAATTGCCGACCCGCTTGGGCTTTCAGTAGAGGATGCAGCCTACGGGGTTATCGAGCTGCTAGAATCACAGCTTCGTAACTACCTCGAATCTATGATTCTAGGAAAAGGTTATTCTCCTTCACAATATGTTTGCTTCTCCTACGGTGGCGGCGGTCCGTTACACACTGCCGGTTATACAAAGGGACTTGGCTTTGAGGATGTTCTTATTCCAGCCTGGGCAGCAGGTTTCTCGGCATTTGGCTGTGGGGCAGCAGATTTCGAGTATCGTTATGACAAAACATTGGATCTTAACGTGGATGACGGGGCAGAGGATTCCGATGTTCTTCTCGCTGGAAGAGAGTTGCAGGCTGCGTGGGAGGAATTAAAGACAAAGGTGACAGAGGAATTTAGGAAAAATGATTATCAGCCGGAGGATGTGGATTTCCGTCTTCTCTATAGAATGCAATACCAGGGTCAATTAAATGACCTTGAAATCGAGGCGCCAATCTCAGCCTTCCGTTCAACGGATGATTGGGAAAGTCTTGTCAAAACCTTTGAAGAAACATATGCCAGAGTTTATGCCAAATCAGCGCTTTCACCGGAGCTTGGCTATTCGATTACAGGTGCGATTGTTCGCGGCGTGGTTGAAGTGGCAAAGCCGCAAATCCCACAGGAGCCATTAGCCGGTGAGACACCGCCGCGTGACGCCTTCTTAGGTAATCGTCAAATCTATTGGAATGGCGAGTATCTCCAGGCTGATATTTATGAAATGGAAAAATTACTGCCAGGCAACCGGATTTCAGCGTTTTCGATTCTAGAATCCACAGCCACTACATTGGTCGTTCCGCTAGGCTTTGAAGCTTATCTCGATCAAAATCGTATCTTTCATTTAAGAGAATTGAAGTAAAAAGTTCCATTTTTAATAAATTTCAAGGGGGTACCCAATTTGGCAAATACATTTGCAGATGTTAAAGGAAAGAAAAAAGGGATTGGCTGGGATGGAAAGACGCTCAAGCAAATGCGGAAGGAAATGGATGAAATCAGTCGGGATACAGGCCATTATGCCGGTTTAGAAACCCTTCCATTTAAGGAAAGTGACCCTATCCGCTTTGAAAAAATTTATTCCAAGCTCCGCGGCGGAGTGGTTCATGCAAGGGAAACGGCGAAAAAGGTAGCCGCATCGCCAATCGTTGAGCAGGAAGGTGAATTATGCTTTAGCTTGTACACCCCTGAAGCCGATTCGATTGTTACCTCCACAGGGATTATTATCCACGTAGGAACGATGGGTGCAGCGATTAAATTTATGATTGAAAACGATTATGAGGAAAATCCAGGGATTGCGGATAAGGATATTTTCTGTAATAACGATAACCATGTCGGAAACGTTCATACGTGTGATGTTCATACACTGGTACCAATCTTCTGGGAGGGAGAGGTTGTCGGCTGGGCCGGAGGCGTGACACACGTAATTGATACAGGAGCCTCTGCACCGGGAAGTATGCCAATGGGTCCTGTGCAGCGATATGATGATGGCTATCAGGTAACGTGCCGAAAAATCGGTCAAAATGATACGTTATCAAAGGACTGGTTGCTTGAAAGTACACGTTCTGTACGTGCGGTGAAATACTGGACATTAGATGAGAAGACTCGTGTGGCTGGCTGTCACATGATTCGTGATCTTGTTTTAGATGTAATCAAAGAGGAAGGCGTCGACGCTTATAAACAATTTATGCGTGAAATTATTGAGGATGGACGCCGCGGCTTCGTCAACCAAGTCAAAACGATGCTTATTCCGGGTAAATATCGACAAGCATCCTTTGTTGACGTTCCATTTAAGGATTTAGATCTTCCATCCTTTGCCAAATTGAACACGATTATCCATACACCATCAGAAATTACCGTTCATAAGGATGCTAAATTTGAAATTGATTTTGAAGGTGCAAATCGTTGGGGCTGGCATCCATTCAATGCGACACCGGTTTCGATTACAAGCGGCATCTGGGTTATGCTTTCCCAAACCCTTGTCCCGAATGACCGTATCAATGATGGAGCCTATTACGCCAGTAAATTTGGCATTCCATATGGATCATGGTTTAACCCAGATGATATACGCTCTGCCCATTCGAATACCTGGCATGCGCTTGTGGCGGCATGGTCACCGCTTTGGCGCGGCTTAAGCCGGTCCTACTTTGGCCGTGGTTATTTAGAGGAAGTGAATGCAGGGAATGCCCATACCTCTAACTGGCTGATGGGTGGAGGCTACGATCAATATGGTCAGTTATCCGCGATGAACAGCTTTGAGACCTCCGCATGTGGTGTCGGGGCTAGTGCGGTTCAGGATGGAATCAGCCACTCGGCTGCCCTCTGGAACCCTGAGGGAGATATGGGTGACATGGAAATTTGGGAGCTCTTAGAACCGCTTATTTTCCTAGGAAGACAAATTTTACCTGGGTCAGGCGGAGCGGGTAAATATCGCGGTGGAAATGGCTGGCAATCGCTTCGACTAGGCTGGGGTGCACAGGAATGGACAATGTTTATGGCCGGTGCCGGTGTCATGGCGACAGACTGCGGGCTCATGGGAGGCTATCCAGCATCTGCAGGCTATCGCTTCCAGGCGAACAAAACAAATATCAAGGAGCGAATTGATAAAGGACTTCCAATCCCATTAGGCGGGGATGTCGACCCTGACAATCCAACCTTCGAGGAAAACATGGAGGCGGAGGTTGTCTACCGTGATCGTCAGGCGGTATCGACGCAGGAGCAGTTTGGTGATTACGATGTGATTATGAACTACCTCCGTGGGGGTCCGGGATTTGGAGATCCGCTTGAGCGTGATCCAAAGCAGGTTGAATCCGATTTGAATGAAAAATATATCCTTCTTCGCTATGCAGAGCAGGTATATGGCTGTGCGTTTACTGAAGAAAATGGTGTTTATACGCTTGATCTGAAAGCGACAAAAGAAAAGCGCAAGAGTATTCGCAAGCAGCGTCTAGAGCGCAGCCAGCCGACAAAAGAGTGGATGGAGGGCGAAAGAACAAAGATCATGAATGAAGACGCCGCTATCCAAGTGAAGCATATGTACGCTCAAAGCTTTGCCTTAAGTGAAAAGTTTACAAATGAGTTTAAGGATTTCTGGAGTATTCCAGAGGATTGGATGATCTATGAAGAGGATTTAGGTGTACCAACACTTGGGGC of the Bacillus tuaregi genome contains:
- a CDS encoding alpha/beta fold hydrolase is translated as MVEIGKYINANGINTHYHEAGQGEPLLLIHGSGPGASAWANWRLAFPALSEQFHLYAPDVVGFGTTERREGQDYSIDVWVNHMIDFIEAIGEKKVSIIGNSFGGAIALHLVYRRPDLVNRVVLMGSVGNQSTLSAGLDAVWGYTPSFDNMKNLIKIFSYDQSNAANDNLVEMRYQASIQEGFQEAFSSMFPAPRQRHLDAMALTDEQLKSIEKSVLLIHGREDEVIPLEETSWEIARLIPNAELHVFPHCGHWVQIEKTEEFIAQVIGFLKRTKAVNAV
- a CDS encoding DUF4395 domain-containing protein, giving the protein MSEMPRSIPRPLVKTNQSVIVISVLLTWITKMEWILLIPFLAGLSGILFGYNPIMQLAKKFLKKPIKSYIPEDWEQQQFNQKIAVFCLGAGFISFLLGWNTAGNIFTIMVALAAFIAILGFCIGCFILYQWKQYQYRRAQ
- a CDS encoding YitT family protein, translating into MIIGSILLGIGINGFLVPHQLLDGGIIGIALILHYYFDVHAGLWSALLSVPLIIYAWIKDRKQFHGSFYGMIVTAVFIDLLAPFQFYLPIWLSAILGGAICGIGVGLMLRYKTSTGGTDLIAYFIAKATPLNIGFLIAFMDALIVLLGYQTLGLQSVVFSTITILTAGFLASICYEEM
- the thrC gene encoding threonine synthase, yielding MKYISTRGNVSKIGFIDTVLMGLATDGGLLVPEQIPQFPEEKLQEWSKLSYQELAYEIISYYVDGEIPENELKELIEKSYGTFRASEVTPVVKLKDDMYVLELFHGPTFAFKDVALQFLGNLYSYIAKKTGETINILGATSGDTGASAIEGVRGKEGIRICILHPHGRVSKVQELQMTTVDDESVLNLAIKGTFDDGQRIIKEIFADLDFKNKYHLRAINSINFARILAQTVYYFYAYFQVAKEQDMKALNFSVPTGNFGDIFAGYLAKKMGLPVGKLIVATNENNILERFIKEGVYQPGEFHSTYSPSMDIQVASNFERYLYYLLGENAEAVTSIMEQFKADGKISVNEEQLRQVQADFAAHGVQGETCLNTIGKYFKATNYLLDPHTSCGVAAYEACNEEGEVCVTLSTAHPAKFNEAIERCEIEQTYPEEIQALFNKPQHLEVIEATNEEIYCQLEKHFRSSLADVK
- a CDS encoding LCP family protein, producing MSRAKKKRKIRWGRILCAFFFLGVFMVGLFHIIQYISETIIAFNQPLKKIEQQHQSFQGEVKHQSLEPVNILLLGSDTRGEEQARTDTIMVAHYNPQTHQVKLISLMRDMYVSIPDYGQHKLNTSFSHGGPDLLRSTIKENFGLDLHYYAIVDFKGFEKAVDILAPNGIEVDVPYEMSYGIGMTLEEGKQHLNGEELLGYVRFRHDRLSDFGRIQRQQEVIAKLKEEAVSINSIANLPKLIELLHTYVDTNIDTSTLLQVGKSLVAEKDGSVETLRIPEDGSFQNNRFEGIGDVLEVDFEQNQKSIRTFLAKEK
- a CDS encoding PNPOx family protein; protein product: MAKVQEVLDSTIVNLLKEETIVQLITINAETKKPELTVVSWVLATEDGKQVKIAVGHKGSSINNIQADPAVTLGIIGPESCYSVQGTASVSDVFQGTMKYRVITVDVEEVEDVMFYGGKLTSLPKYEKTYDAALAKKLDDEVYELLSK
- a CDS encoding sigma-54-dependent Fis family transcriptional regulator, coding for MENPFLAIFSTQDLSNKVSEIKHKWEAFITNPHNSENLQKAVRQEILNSWSRCQSNGINPEQQQARAALTSFELEALLSESDLYHAAKPIIDSIYDKLIGTGYLITLNDESGKMIYLKGEKDLIRKTEKVNFLPGMDWSESAAGTNAIGTSIVSKKPIQVFSAEHFCEGFHPMTCSASPIIHPYTKNAIGAIDFTGFWPSTQPHTLGLAVSLAQMIEQQLLIMYRRKYSQLEDYYHQYSGKWRDHAALVISSEAVLVNGDQALLTALHLKKETTFDNHLKMKKLLQNPAHFFKQADTFQFIHLDPIVINNEEIGYVALLKNKTETASNSLHESRHHQLIGESAELKDILYKCRQISSVTTPILLTGETGTGKELIAKYIHDVSTRCDKPFIAINCGAIQKELIGSELFGYESGTFTGGKKEGKKGKFEEANGGTIFLDEIGEMPLDLQVHLLRVLQEKEFTRLGSSKTIKTDVKVIAATHRDLEKLIEAGLFRSDLFFRLNVISFHVPPLSERKADILPITNHYLHVFAEKYHKPMPFRLAEKTKDFFLTYSWPGNIRELRNALEHAVIFSLSAKIEQSDLPAYLASFHIQTESSKTEHSSLSIMEKTEKEQIRKLLIQSKWNISAVAKELKVARSTLYRKLKKYQLQEVGNAPI
- a CDS encoding globin domain-containing protein gives rise to the protein MSKSNLTTIFDQIGAEKIEELVLAFYPKVYSDPDLSPLFEGDIQEIMRKQRMFLTQFTGGPALYSQEFGPPAMRERHLPFEITPWRAQCWLRCMKEAFEEVGLNQQPAGVLFYSKLEQVAGIMINSA